The region GGTGTACAAGCCAGCGCTTTCACCTGCAATGTGCGTGAGTTCCAGTAGTTCCGTTGTTCTGTTTCTTATTATCAGTCCTTTCAAATGTCCCACTTCTGATGGGGTTTGATATATCTCACTGTGGactgaatttgcatttctctcatgaGTAATAGTGACAAATACCTATTTGTGTATTTGTAGGTCATGTAGATAGTCTATTCTATGAAACAgtagttaatttctttttcttgctttgacATTTGCattgtcttgtttttattgatttgtagGGGTTCAAATATGTGCACAGAATAAGTAGGTATAAACCTTCTATTGAGAATATTTTCTGAACATTTTCCTATTTCACTGTTGACCATTTAACCATCTTAAGGTATCTTTTGATAGATAAAAGttcttattttaatgaaaagaataatTAGCTAATTTGGAGGATATGTAGCAAATCTTTACTTTTCTAAGATCACGAaggttttctcttattttatcttgttttaccTTTCAGATTTAAGTCTGCCATCCATTTCAAATTAGTATTTGATGTATGATTATTGTCATGGTTCCATTGGTTTGTCTATCTGTGTACCAGTATTATGTGACTTTAATATCTGTAGCTATAAATTTAaccttgttattttaaaaatgtttgcttatGCTAATGTATAATATTGCACAAATTCACGGTATATGGCATAGTGCTTCTGTATGTGCATACAACATGAACTAATAGAATCAGGGTAACTAACATGTCCTTTCTTTATGATTGGCATCTTTGAGTTCCTATCTCTAGTTACTCAGAAAATATAGTTTGTTATTGTGAACCTACTGTGTCACGGAAATACAGAACATAATCATtatatttaacttgttttttgtACCCATTATCTAACCTTTCTGTATCCTCCTTCCCTGTAGCCCTTACCAGTTTCTAGTAATCAGTATTCTGCATTCAAATGGACAAATGTAACTTCCACATATGGGAGAAAATGTGGAATGTTGGTCTCTCTGTGCCTCAGGCTTGAGTAGTATAAATCCTCCAGTATTGTCCCTTATGAGGCATGGCTctttatatatgcttatatgttTTAGAAGAGTTTTGCCCAAAGTGTCCTTCAAGAGTAGTATTGATCTTATTGATTCATTGCCCTCCTCTATGTCCCTCCAACTTCAAAATCTAGGTGACTTTTTGAGGAGGAGACCAGCAGTCTTTTTGTGGTAATACCCATCCCCATCGTGAGAACTTCTTACCCAGGGGCCAGCCTAGAATTCAGCTGATTTCAGGTAAGAAAAACTGCCCCTGCATACCTCAAAAAACTAGCTTTGCATATCTCAAAATTCCATTCAGCCCATTATGCCGATCTCCTGAAATTGCCAACAGTTTTGCTGGCATTTCTCACTCCTTGGTAGAGACCTTCTACCTTTAGACTAACTTTATCTTCCAGCTGTGCCCAGATTTAGCAAATGCCACAGAAAATGCCTGCTACCATCAGCTCACATTAGGAAGGTCTCTGCATTTTTCCTGTCTCCAGACCTTTCTGAAAGCCTTAGATCTACTGATTTTggaatttatctttgtttttcttttctctgtgtgtatctgttaattttttcttttggttgttgcAGGAGCATCTGCAACCTATTTGAAAGCAGAACTCCAGCAATCATTTTCTAGGCACAGCTGTAAGCCTTTTGCCCATCTTGGTTCTATTAGAGGTGAGTAACTTTCcatcatttaaataaattcagCACATCAGAGGGGGAGGATTGAACGGACACATCTGTGAATCTCCATGAAACAATCTCTCCATCAGTTTGTGTTAGACGCATTCAATTCAGAATTTAGCCAGTTTCAAGGGATAACAACTGTAAGGAACACTCTCATTCTATTCCTGTTTAGGAGAATGAGATGTCAGCTATGGACCCATGAAAGCAAACATGCTAGTGTAGATATGCAAACGCGCTTCCTTTGACATAGATCTTTGGAAGTAATTTTCAAGCTGCACCATGTGACTGACCACAAATAACCTAGGATTCTCAATTTTCCCAATCACAACTTCATATAGTTATTTTATTGTAAGTATTAGAcactaaaacataaaattaggTTTCCTGGTGCTTTACATGTTATAGGCCTTCCACAAATTTGAGAATTTATTACACTATTATGGGTATGCCATCTCATCTAACATATGCTTTGCAGGTAGGGGACTGATTATGTTTGGTTACTTTCGGAGGGGTGATATACAGTGAAAAGTACAATAGTAATAAATGAGATCCAGCAATTTCATATTATTATATAACCTAAAACTCTGTAAAATATAACTATTAATACCACACTAGATAGTTCACGTATGATTCTCTTAATTACTTCTCATTTCCCTAGatacaattattctttttttacacCATCGATTTTCTAGCATTCTATGTGAATAGTATACAGTATATACTCTTTTATGTCTAATTTTcactaaatataatatttttatattaatacttATTTCTATTAGTAGtacacttattttatatttatgattaGTATCTTACTCTGTCAATATTCTACAGCTATTTAATCTTCGGCAATTGACACGATCCCCAAATAGCATCAAATTCTGTAGCACCATTGGCCTCATGCCCCAATTGGTCACCATCATAATCAAATTAAAATCCTCATTTCTCATCTAAATGAGTGGAGTAACCATTGTCAGCTCTACAGGATTCATTATCATCAAAATACCATTTTCTCTAGCgttttagtaatattttatctATTGAGAGGACTAACGAGATATGGAATCAGTGTCATTTCCTCTAATAGTTAATAGAGTTATTGATTGCATAGCCTAATTAATAAGAACAAATGAAGAGCATTTACAATTTATTGCAAGTAACATCTGTCCCCAGGATGCAGGACAATTGaaaactttaattaattaataactaaAAGCATCAAAGCATTTAACCGCTCAGATATAAATGGCAAAGAGGCAAAGATGCTAATATATACAGTTAAAGGCTGAGTGATAGGGTATCTTTTCTCAATGGAGATGTTCAGGGGAGATATGAACACCACCTATGCTCATTTTATTCTGAAATctctgagcaaaaataaatatcatgaaaatttcaaaggaaaagggAGGCAATAGATCCTCATTAGGTGTTCAAAAGGAAGAACAACAGCTAGAGATCTTCTTTAACTCTATGGACAATTCTCGTGTAGCTCTATCTTGTATCTATAACCTGAAGTATGGATAAAAGGCAAGGATGCTGAtctttgtatttgtctttttcCGTTATTAGATCTGATTTGCTGTGTTGTCTTGGATGTGACAATCTGGTGGTGATTACAATAGTAATCCACTACTAGTTCAGACATTTTGTGAGAGATTAACCAACATCAACAAAAAGCTCTGTAGTTCTACTATACTCATTCCATACTTGattatcatcatcataatcacaCCAACTGCCCCATTTCTTCTCCAAGCCAACAGAAGGGCCATTAATCGACTCCACAAGATCCACTCTTATCAAGAACTCATTTGCTTTCAGTAATATTTTATCTCTTGAGAAGAGGGTTGAGCCATGGAATCTGTGTCAATCCCTGCACTGGTTGTTGGACTTATCGATTGCGTAGCCCAGCTAATAAGAATAGCTGAGGAGCTGTTGCAGTTTGTCTCACAGGAACAAGCTCCTTTGGCACAACAGAATGATACAGCGGAAGCAGTGGGAGCAGCGGGAGCAGCGGGAACAGCGGGAGCAGCGGGAGCAGCGGGAGCAGCGGGAACAGCGGGAGCAGTGGGAGCAGCGGGAGCATCGGGAACAGCGGGAGCAGCGGGAGCAGCGGGAGCAGCGGAAGGAGCGGGAGCAGCGGGAGCAGCGGGAGCAGTGGGAGCAGCGGAAGGAGCAGAAGCAGCTGCACCTCCTTCTGATGAAGATTCTCTGCCGGATCTTGCTGATCTTTCGGACTTAGAATCAATACTTTCAGTAAAAGAAGATGAAGACCTAATGCTTGATCTGGATGAAACTATGATAGATATGACTGACATCTATGAGGATATCCTCCCTGCAATAAAGGATGATGCAGAAAGCGAATAAGATTCAgcatattaaaatcatttttctatttcaaatatgttgttttctaaGCATTAGCATTAAGTGTTTTCTACTAGTTAcgcatattttcattattaaagccATGTAGAATAGGGAAGCTTTGATTTCATTTTggcaaaactattttttctaagtttttattCAAACGACTGACTTTAGTTATGcaattcttcctttccttgtaCTATTACAATTCTTCATATGACTGAATAATAGCAAGGGACAGAATCTACCTAAGAATAGAGTGAATTACTGATGAACTTTACCACATAGAGATTCTTAATGTTACTATTCTGGGATCCATGGACATTCTAAGGGTAATCACGCCCATATTACAGTGAATATTTTCACATGGACAGCACAATGTTGAAACATTGAATGTTAAAAAGACAGGTTTCTATGGCAGGGTTAAGGCAAGTAATTCTGAAAGTGTAATATCTTCTAGACAATAAAAGTATAGAAAGATGTTCTAGGTATAGAAAGGTTGTTCCAGATCTACTTGGGCCAAACCTTTGAGAATTCTGGGGCCAAGATATTCTAATGAAAAACTGCTTCCACAAATGCTGATGCATGCTGCAGCATTTTTACAATCCTTTTCTCTGATGGAAACTGAAGCTTGTACCAATGACCAAAGAAAGAAGTTCTAGAATGGCAAGACAAGGCCTGACAAGGACTTCATCAACAGCAAGTCAAACGCTTAAGTCGTCAGCCTGGAGGTTATGGTCTACAAGAGAAATTGCATACCTTCTTGAGTATAACTGAGCTTAAGACATATGGCTAGAAAGCCTAATGTAGTAGGATGGCTAAACCTTAACCTTACATTTGTGACACAATAATCTTCCATGTGTCAGAAAGGTGAAGTATGATAGTTGAAGAACCCTCATGCTGAAACAGAGATCAACTAAATAAATGTACAAGAAATGCACAGATTATACCAACCTATGCCATCCAATTCTTTCCCCTCCATGGACAGATAGTAATATCTTCTTGCCAATTTATGTAGAGTCATAAAGCATGTTGtagttaaaaaattaatatggcatttaatatagATTATAATACAGGCCGAGCTAACTAACATGACAGATATATGACAAAAGTcaaacagaataaatgaaaattatagtAAAATGCAAATGCTGAGGTTAGTTACATATTATAGTATGACTTTTGCTATAATAATCTTTTATAAGCAAGCTGAGTCTTTTTTTCCCAATAGAAAAAAGATTCTAGGCACATAGGTACAGCCAAAGAAGCAAATAGGTGATGCACTTAAAATAAGCCTAAGCAgattggagaaagaaagaagaaatagtttatttttccatGCCAGTAGGAAATGTTAATGAGTAGTAATAATTATAATTAGTGAAACAGTTAAGATTCTTTTCACATTCAATAAGAATATTTACCAATAATGATAACAATCAAAGAACTGTAGGACAGTTAGAAAACATAGTCTACATTTTAAGTAAGGGTTTAGAAACAACTAGGGGAAATATATATTACTGTCAGGGAAATTCTAACTGTAGGATATGGGGTATAattttctgtcaaaataaaactcaaatcaTAAATAACTGGACCAATTTAGGAAACATCTAGAGAGAGGCCACCAGTCTCCTATTCATTCTATTCGGTGAGCAATTTACCTGTGAGAGAGCAAACTTGATGCTGTGCAAACATTATAGGCACACTACAGGGTAGAGAGCAATCCAAGAACTCTAGCATATAGGCTTTAGAACCATTCCACAATGGATTAATAAGACTTGGTTAAAACTGTTAGTGTTTTAGAGAGCATTCAATTAACTGAAGCAGGCCCTAACAAGAGAAGCCTGGAAGTCTACTCTAGACTTTGCAATAAGACAAGGCCTTAAACAAGACAGAGCAATAATGGATGGACACTGCGATTCTTAGACGTCAGAACAAGGAGATGGTGGAAGCTCGGGATAAGTGGATCTGCTTAGCCTCTTATTTACTTGTAACACCTGGGGAGATGGAAGTGTAATGGCATCTAAGAACTAAATGTAATTTCAGTATCGGCTTTGATTGTATAATCATATGCATTTAAGAACTGCTACGTTGTAATTCTACTTCAAGAAATAGACTGTTGTATTAAGTATGGTTGCTATGTGGAACAGGGTTAGAAATAGAGGTAAAGGTGATAAGGAGAAAGTTTAGCAGTAAGAACACACGTAAGCAGAAGAGCTAGTGGGGAGGGTACGTTCAGTAGAGAGAACAGTTTAAATTGCCAAGAGTTGCACaattgtttgagatggggttaCTTCCTAAGTGAGTTAGTCTGTGCCTTATGAAAATTAGTCAACCCGACGATATTGCTAGAAGAAGCTAGATGGTAGTTGATATAGATTAAGTAGATAGTTAAATTAAAaggagcaataataataatatgcttATGGGATGTATCCAATTGAGATGTTAAATCTCTTCCAGGAGTGTGGAGTGATTGGCTAGTCCATTATTCAAGTAGCCTTGTTTTGGATCTTCTTGAGGTTAATGCCAAAATCAGATTTTGTATTGCATAGAGAAATGGAGAGGGTGCAAGGctatatattttgagacaaatttAGCGGTGTCGAGATCAAGAGAGACAGGCTGGTAGATGGCACTGAAGTAGAAAGAACGAATCTTAATGCTCGAGCTAAAGCAGGAAAGCTCTATGCCtgcatatattctttttttttttccgagacagggtttctctgcagctttagagcctgtcctggagctagctcttgtagaccaggctggtctcgagctcacagagatccacctgcctctgcctcccgagtgctgggattaaaggcgtgcgccaccaccgcccggctatgcaTATATTCTATAAGCTACATATCTGCATCCTTATATGTAATGATCTTTTCAAGTTATTATGTTATAATTGCTTATGATCTTTATTGACTATTTTTCCAAACCTCATGATTGTTCTTAAGAGATCTTAACTAATAAACTTtgattgaaaaaccaaaaaacttgtAGTCACCTTAAATTACCTAGTAGTAAATTTCTAGGCTACCACACTGCCATGAAAAGTCTCTATTCAACAGAAGGTCGTGGAATATAACCAATGAGAATGTTGTACCACAATCCTGACTGTCTTCTTCTTACTTGTCAGATGATCTCTAAGAAGTAAATGAACATGGTGCTTCATCTTTTGTAAAATGAAGACTACACGTTtctgcttactttttttttggtttatcgagacagggtttctctgcagcttttagagcctgtcctggagctcttttagaccaggctggtctcgaactcacagagatctgcctgccctgcctcccgagtgctgggattaaaggcgtacgccaccaccgcccggcccctctGCTTACTTTTAATGGTTAAAAGAAACAATTGAAATAACATGGTTTTTAAAGGCTTTGGTGTATCTGTCAACAGACTAGAATATATGAAATTGTGACATTTCCGAAGTCATTCCACACCAACAAATGTCAATATGAAAATACCTGAAGATTTAATTAACATGTAAGGACAATCCAACAGTTTGCACCTGTTACCAAGAGACAAATGCTTCCTCATTCTActgttttatgtaaaaattttaattcgGAATTGGCTTTTGTTTAATTCTTTGGAGCATACTTTTTCACCAAATTAAATTCTTTTGAAGATCCTATTTTGAATCGTAGTAGGAATAATTATGAGGGAAACTGCAGAGAAAAAGCCCTTTAGGGAATAATGAATTATCTTCCATTTTAGGCTAGGATTTTGTTTCTGAGGGCAATACTATACCgggttcttttctctttgctgtttccAAATACATGACAGAAATACCTTAAGGGACAAAAGGTTTATATTGGCTCATGGTTCATGGTTTTAGCGGGTTGCGGTTAACCATAATAAGAAAGCCATGGTGATGAGAGCAGGTTCTGTCTATGGTGTTGGGTGCTCAGTTGCCTAGGGATCAGGAAGCAATGACATGGGCAGATTGAGTGGTAAGTATAACCTCGTAGGACCTGCTCTAGAGACCTACTACCCAAGTCCTGTTGCCTAAAGGCTCTACAAACTTTCAAATAATATCATGAGCTGGGGAGAAAGCACTCAAAACACGATCCTGTGGGGGGAACATATCACCTTTAAGTCATAACACTGTCTGTTTCTCATAGGCTCATAGCTATTTGATAGTGCAAAATGCATTAACTCTACATATCCCCTACGCTTTAACAATTTTATCGTTCTTCAAAACTTCAAGTTCAGAAACTGCTCTCATATTTAAGATAATCTTCTATGATCCaatatcaaatcaaatcaaaaacaTACAGAGGTCCATACTTAAACACCGTGTCACCTACCAAACATTCCCTAAAGGAAGAAATGTGGATATACCAAGAGAAGATTGAAACTGctatcacaggcatgcaccaccatgcctgatttactgctatcacaggcatgcaccaccatgcctgatttactgcaatcacaggcatgcaccaccatgcctgatttactGTTAaacactttttcctttttgagtatTCTCCCATTCTCATGTAGAGGTTGTTACTCTTTGAATACCTCCGGCCTATGACAGAGAATTTTGCTCATTCTTTTTACCAGCCTTCTTCGGGGTCTTAAGGTTATTAGGAAAGTTATCTCTTTATAATGTCTCCAAATTGTTTATGGGCTCTGAATATGTGACTCTTGATTGAATTTGTTGCATTACATCACGGGATAGGACCCTCTTAAACTAATAattaggctggggagatggctcaggatgtaggagcacttgctgtgtaaacatgaagacctgagagtGCAAATCCCACAAACCCATGTAAAATGGTGGGTATGGTTGTGCATGCTGTAACTACAGCGCcgtgtttgggggaggggggatatgaCAGGGAGAATGATTATTGGAGTTTCTTTGCCACTCGCCTGGCTTGAAGTtcaatgggagaccctgtctcaagagaaaaagcaGACAGTGGAGTAGAACACCCATTGTTCTTCTCTAACCCCCGAattaatcccagaattcaagaggcagagcaggaggatctctatgagttcaaggccagcctggtctactgagtgagttccaggacaagtcaAGGCTACAAGAAAccctatacagagaaaccaaaacccaaaatgaaACAACTCCCCCGCTCCGTCCCATAAGCAACTACTGAAACTAGTGGAACATGTCTGTAAACTCAGTCCTTTGGGAAGAAGATCATGTGTCCAAGGAGCTTCCTTCATGTAACCTTGTCTCAAATGCCACAAATGCATTCttaggtgtgcatgcacacacacacatgcacacacatgcacgcacacacatacacaccacaccaccaccaccactaccaacaacaacaacaacaaaaataaggaaaaaatggatataacaataataaacaaaaaattaatatgtCATTCTCTTCAGTTTATTATGACACATAAAGCACACGCATTTAAGGAAACGTTTTCAAGTTTTTGAATgatttatgtgtattagtgttttgcttgcatgtatgaatgtgtaccatatgtgtgcttgGTGTCCACAGATTTCAGAAGAGatcactggatctcctggaactggaactacagatagTTGGGAGCCACCAAGTGgcactgagaaccaaacctgcgtcttc is a window of Arvicola amphibius chromosome X, mArvAmp1.2, whole genome shotgun sequence DNA encoding:
- the Trpc5os gene encoding putative uncharacterized protein TRPC5OS; the protein is MESVSIPALVVGLIDCVAQLIRIAEELLQFVSQEQAPLAQQNGAAEGAEAAAPPSDEDSLPDLADLSDLESILSVKEDEDLMLDLDETMIDMTDIYEDILPAIKDDAESE